Proteins from a genomic interval of Thunnus maccoyii chromosome 1, fThuMac1.1, whole genome shotgun sequence:
- the LOC121900768 gene encoding uncharacterized serine-rich protein C215.13-like, with the protein MEMKSLLFGVILGLFAAVHSTPVNAVTQIPIKAEDDVYREVVEDEFLVDQKLLPSLTTEPPKRNTTVQASHPTPSDSEESDTHTPLDDIIESNAAWETSDKSTISVFFQDRGEHYETTSTRSTSTVLPRDTDVSTSDSPTTQSPQSGFTSSSMPTEDYGFLTTLSSDLGSGDGEILDQNPATSSTTTPSSNTETRPTSLFVENEGSGLGSEPFLSFAITSSSTTETRPTSLFVENEGSGLGSEPFLSFAITSSSTTETSTASSTFPATTISSEGLQSSSVSESGSGLESEISKESRQRMFSEVKEPHKVEASDDPDSHQHKGHNTPDWIIILGFVVGVAALVIICAAIATRDKWNGPNQLKTKTNSSDQQREVEMDTFLHKDMPRENGKATEYSVIPLEELPEKYSH; encoded by the exons atggagatgaagagTCTACTTTTTGGGGTTATTCTTGGACTTTTTGCTGCGGTCCACTCAACACCAGTTAATG CTGTGACCCAGATTCCCATCAAAGCTGAGGATGACGTTTACCGAGAGGTTGTGGAGGATGAGTTCCTGGTCGATCAGAAATTGTTACCTTCACTCACAACTGAACCAcctaaaagaaacacaactgtTCAAGCATCCCACCCAACTCCCTCTGACTCAGAGGAGAGCGACACTCATACTCCGTTGGATGACATAATTGAGAGCAATGCTGCATGGGAGACCAGCGACAAATCCACAATCTCTGTGTTCTTCCAAGACAGAGGTGAACACTATGAAACCACATCTACGAGGTCTACCTCCACAGTGTTGCCACGGGATACTGACGTCTCCACTTCAGATTCACCTACTACCCAAAGCCCTCAGTCTGGCTTTACCTCTTCTTCAATGCCAACTGAAGACTACGGCTTCCTGACTACCCTGAGTTCTGATTTAGGGTCTGGAGATGGAGAGATCCTAGACCAGAACCCTGCTACAAGCTCCACTACGACCCCTAGCTCCAACACAGAAACTAGACCCACTTCACTGTTTGTAGAAAACGAAGGATCAGGATTGGGTTCAGAGCCGTTTTTAAGCTTCGCTATTACCTCTAGCTCTACCACAGAAACTAGACCCACTTCACTGTTTGTAGAAAACGAAGGATCAGGATTGGGTTCAGAGCCGTTTTTAAGCTTCGCTATTACCTCTAGCTCTACCACAGAAACTAGCACTGCATCATCAACCTTCCCAGCTACTACTATCAGCAGTGAAGGATTACAATCAAGCTCAGTCTCAGAATCAGGATCAGGATTAGAATCAGAAATATCAAAAGAATCACGCCAAAGAATGTTTTCTGAAG TTAAAGAGCCTCACAAGGTGGAAGCTTCTGACGATCCTGACTCTCACCAGCACAAAGGACACAATACACCAG ATTGGATCATCATCCTTGGCTTTGTTGTTGGTGTAGCAGCACTGGTAATAATCTGCGCCGCAATCGCTACCAGAGACAA GTGGAATGGACCAAACCAGctaaaaaccaaaactaactCCTCAGACCAGCAGAGGGAGGTAGAGATGGACACTTTCCTGCACAAAGACATGCCAAGGGAGAATGGAAAGGCAACAGAGTACTCAGTCATTCCTCTGGAGGAGCTCCCAGAGAAATATTCACACTGA
- the LOC121904480 gene encoding methylthioribulose-1-phosphate dehydratase isoform X1 yields the protein MAMSSLCGTSNDFQDAAQESIEKQDQEHPRVLIPELCRLFYQLGWVTGTGGGISLRRGDQIYIAPSGVQKERIQPEDMFVCDVDEKDISCPPAWKKLKKSQCTPLFMNAYTMRGAQAVIHTHSKAAVMATLLYPGKEFRITHQEMIKGIRKGTSGTNYRYDETLVVPIIENTPEERDLKDRMALAMEQYPNSCAVLVRRHGVYVWGETWEKAKTMCECYDYLFDIAVQMKQCGLDPSALPMEEKGIV from the exons ATG GCCATGTCATCTTTGTGTGGCACCAGCAATGACTTCCAAGATGCCGCTCAAGAGTCCATAGAGAAGCAG GACCAGGAGCATCCTCGTGTACTTATTCCTGAACTGTGTCGACTCTTCTACCAGCTGGGATGGGTGACGGGGACGGGCGGAGGAATCAGTTTGAGAAGAGG AGACCAGATCTACATCGCACCATCAGGTGTCCAGAAAGAGAGAATACAG CCAGaagacatgtttgtttgtgacgTGGACGAGAAGGACATCAGCTGTCCACCTGCTTGGAAAAAGTTAAAGAAGAGCCAGTGCACCCCTCTCTTTATGAATGCCTATACTATGAGAG GGGCACAAGCAGTTATACACACCCACTCCAAGGCTGCTGTCATGGCAACACTGCTGTATCCTGGCAAAGAGTTCAGGATAACACACCAGGAGATGATCAAGGGGATTCGTAAGGGTACCTCAGGCACCAACTATCG GTATGATGAAACTCTGGTAGTGCCCATCATTGAGAATACTCCGGAAGAAAGGGACTTGAAAGACAGGATGGCTTTGGCCATGGAGCAGTATCCAAATTCATGTGCAGTCCTCGTCCGCCGACATGGGGTGTACGTCTGGGGTGAGACATGGGAAAAAGCCAAGACCAT GTGCGAATGTTACGACTACCTGTTTGATATCGCCGTCCAGATGAAGCAGTGTGGACTAGACCCTTCAGCCCTCCCAATGGAAGAGAagggaatagtttga
- the LOC121904480 gene encoding methylthioribulose-1-phosphate dehydratase isoform X2 — protein sequence MSSLCGTSNDFQDAAQESIEKQDQEHPRVLIPELCRLFYQLGWVTGTGGGISLRRGDQIYIAPSGVQKERIQPEDMFVCDVDEKDISCPPAWKKLKKSQCTPLFMNAYTMRGAQAVIHTHSKAAVMATLLYPGKEFRITHQEMIKGIRKGTSGTNYRYDETLVVPIIENTPEERDLKDRMALAMEQYPNSCAVLVRRHGVYVWGETWEKAKTMCECYDYLFDIAVQMKQCGLDPSALPMEEKGIV from the exons ATGTCATCTTTGTGTGGCACCAGCAATGACTTCCAAGATGCCGCTCAAGAGTCCATAGAGAAGCAG GACCAGGAGCATCCTCGTGTACTTATTCCTGAACTGTGTCGACTCTTCTACCAGCTGGGATGGGTGACGGGGACGGGCGGAGGAATCAGTTTGAGAAGAGG AGACCAGATCTACATCGCACCATCAGGTGTCCAGAAAGAGAGAATACAG CCAGaagacatgtttgtttgtgacgTGGACGAGAAGGACATCAGCTGTCCACCTGCTTGGAAAAAGTTAAAGAAGAGCCAGTGCACCCCTCTCTTTATGAATGCCTATACTATGAGAG GGGCACAAGCAGTTATACACACCCACTCCAAGGCTGCTGTCATGGCAACACTGCTGTATCCTGGCAAAGAGTTCAGGATAACACACCAGGAGATGATCAAGGGGATTCGTAAGGGTACCTCAGGCACCAACTATCG GTATGATGAAACTCTGGTAGTGCCCATCATTGAGAATACTCCGGAAGAAAGGGACTTGAAAGACAGGATGGCTTTGGCCATGGAGCAGTATCCAAATTCATGTGCAGTCCTCGTCCGCCGACATGGGGTGTACGTCTGGGGTGAGACATGGGAAAAAGCCAAGACCAT GTGCGAATGTTACGACTACCTGTTTGATATCGCCGTCCAGATGAAGCAGTGTGGACTAGACCCTTCAGCCCTCCCAATGGAAGAGAagggaatagtttga